A window of Pseudoalteromonas aliena SW19 genomic DNA:
ATGAGCAGCTAATACAAAAAATACTAGATGCAACACTTAAGCCTTTTAATGTTGCCAATTGCACCGTTGAAGTAAAAGCAAGAGCAAGCTATGTGGATTGTACAGAGCAAAAAAATGACTTTGATAATTTAATATCCTTTGCTTACCTTGCGCTTGATAGTTACCCAGATAGACAAGTCATTGCTTATCGAAAACAAATGATGGTTGAGCAATTAGAACAGCAAGCTAGGTTAAAGGAGCTGGCCAATATCGATTTTTCGAGTGAATTTGAGTTATATTTTCAACCCATAATTTGTAATGAAAATGGAAAGATTGAGTTTTTAGAACTACTGCTGCGTTGGCAGCATCCAAAGCAAGGTATTTTATCGGCTAACCGATTTATTGATGACATTAAAATTGCGGGGCTTGCTTTTCAATTAGCGACGTTTGTGATGGAGCGAGCGGCGGAGCTGGCGATGGCGTTACGCATGGAAGGTATGGCGATACCGCTCAGTGTTAACGTATTTGGTCCTGAGATGCTAAATGAAGAATTTGTAGAGTTTGTTGACAACATAACAAAAGATCATCAATTAGAAACTGGCGATTTAATTGTTGAATGTCCATTGCATATTTTTACTAACTTAGACAGTAAAGGTAAAGCAATGATTGCTCGACTTAATAATATTGGTTTAAAAATATGTGTTGATGGCTTAGGCGATAATCCTGTGCTGCTGTCTAAATTACCCAGCTTGGCCGTTGAATATATTAAAGTTGCGCCATCATTAACCGCTGATTTTAGTAATCAAAATACGATACGCAGTTTGATCGGTGGTATGGTTGAAATGCATAACCA
This region includes:
- a CDS encoding bifunctional diguanylate cyclase/phosphodiesterase — translated: MAMIATLLVVKSNSIKFSYLCIALIGFAILSNETPWLVILLTFGFCFYLWQAFEHNNWAMIMVSAAAGLLFVLLLSAYFLIHIPLFWVVLAILLLTLAGFFNDNAAIKNQRIENTPEQETFIDNSPLAAFSNISKLRKKVDEWCINKPLNAVLVIIRLEGFEQVNQHLGRNFGDLLLAQSANRIKALLESDEVVSLAPQEKLAHLGGLNFAFICDLANQKHIHEQLIQKILDATLKPFNVANCTVEVKARASYVDCTEQKNDFDNLISFAYLALDSYPDRQVIAYRKQMMVEQLEQQARLKELANIDFSSEFELYFQPIICNENGKIEFLELLLRWQHPKQGILSANRFIDDIKIAGLAFQLATFVMERAAELAMALRMEGMAIPLSVNVFGPEMLNEEFVEFVDNITKDHQLETGDLIVECPLHIFTNLDSKGKAMIARLNNIGLKICVDGLGDNPVLLSKLPSLAVEYIKVAPSLTADFSNQNTIRSLIGGMVEMHNQQKTKVIFEGIETLEQLRFIKSLNAYAAQGYYFGHPLSSVGLMSWLKQWLLAQR